In Pyramidobacter piscolens W5455, the following proteins share a genomic window:
- the pilM gene encoding type IV pilus biogenesis protein PilM, which translates to MPGEGAGRCCGNGELSAVQGRRWRCACYAELLREGGRARLVNADKIPLPDGLVSHGRLANGAALGAFLRKKLAFRWGKLPFAVGIPSADCLFRLFSLPAADLEEARASMTWCFSDYFPFDFGEALFDLCEVAAPPRGGRLNLVGTACAKAQILPFLESLRAPRARVFAAEPQIVASTRAFASVVAEERFLLAAKREDSLHCAFVCEGNGLVFRSVALPAEEFAWSSQICAEINRTLEYVAENFGGAAPPVYIAKDASAPVALPPGDLRAVAREIDFAGLCPAALAPPADSGWYDVVGLLLRFAHED; encoded by the coding sequence GTGCCCGGGGAAGGAGCGGGACGATGCTGTGGAAACGGAGAACTGAGCGCCGTTCAGGGGCGGCGCTGGCGCTGCGCGTGCTACGCCGAACTTTTGCGGGAAGGCGGACGGGCGCGGCTCGTCAACGCCGATAAAATTCCTCTTCCCGACGGGTTGGTCAGCCACGGGCGTCTGGCGAACGGAGCGGCTCTGGGCGCGTTTTTGCGCAAGAAACTGGCGTTCCGCTGGGGCAAGCTCCCTTTTGCCGTGGGAATCCCGTCGGCCGACTGCCTCTTTCGGCTGTTTTCCCTGCCGGCGGCCGATCTGGAAGAGGCGCGCGCTTCCATGACGTGGTGTTTTTCCGATTATTTCCCGTTCGACTTCGGCGAAGCGCTGTTCGATCTCTGCGAGGTCGCCGCCCCGCCGCGCGGCGGCCGGTTGAACCTTGTGGGAACGGCCTGTGCGAAGGCGCAGATTTTGCCGTTTCTCGAAAGTCTGCGCGCTCCGCGGGCCCGCGTCTTCGCCGCTGAACCGCAGATCGTCGCCTCGACGCGCGCTTTCGCTTCCGTCGTTGCCGAAGAGCGCTTCCTGCTGGCCGCGAAACGCGAAGATTCGTTGCACTGCGCGTTCGTGTGCGAAGGAAACGGTCTGGTCTTTCGCAGCGTCGCCCTCCCGGCCGAAGAATTTGCCTGGAGTTCGCAGATCTGTGCGGAAATAAACAGAACCTTGGAATACGTCGCTGAAAACTTCGGCGGGGCCGCGCCTCCGGTTTATATCGCAAAGGACGCGTCCGCGCCGGTTGCGCTTCCGCCCGGCGATCTGCGCGCGGTGGCGCGGGAAATCGATTTCGCCGGGCTTTGCCCGGCGGCTCTCGCGCCGCCGGCCGATTCCGGTTGGTACGACGTCGTCGGCTTGCTGCTGAGGTTCGCCCATGAAGACTGA
- a CDS encoding cytochrome D ubiquinol oxidase subunit I, with amino-acid sequence MLSLVSRHLPQGVQCSAVRLRGHDRLCLVVINDKREFWSREDDMRRAKAITEDLRALGMELPRLQWIRQSRFLAESPYLEHSLCGQPAFWINCVCGVFAFFALSWWAVAVYAGLAFCTWLLSSWLISGGGWAKLQNLLPFLKRGTQW; translated from the coding sequence GTGCTTTCTCTTGTTTCCCGCCATCTCCCTCAAGGGGTTCAGTGCAGCGCGGTCAGACTGCGGGGCCACGACCGTTTGTGCCTTGTCGTGATCAACGACAAGCGCGAGTTCTGGAGCCGCGAAGACGATATGCGCCGCGCCAAGGCCATCACCGAGGATCTGCGCGCCCTGGGGATGGAGCTGCCCAGATTGCAGTGGATCAGACAGAGCCGTTTTCTTGCCGAGTCTCCCTACCTGGAGCATTCTCTCTGCGGGCAGCCTGCGTTCTGGATCAATTGCGTCTGCGGCGTTTTTGCTTTTTTCGCCCTTTCTTGGTGGGCTGTGGCCGTTTATGCCGGTCTGGCGTTTTGTACATGGCTGCTTTCGTCGTGGCTTATTTCCGGCGGCGGCTGGGCCAAACTGCAGAATCTTTTGCCCTTTTTGAAAAGAGGTACCCAGTGGTGA
- a CDS encoding secretin N-terminal domain-containing protein, translated as MNPKKHCVALALFSFSLFQPAELPARTRAEPRLWALHVEQAGDSHIVLSLEGQALKRPELVYRNENSLTLALEGVRFPALNYERDLDTPLVPHISAEESDRGTLVTLFCEEPLQLGDVRGAGSGHMRIRFTKGGRAESREQTPLWREGENAGRISSRKISMNLKDCDLADVFRLLGAMADVNIVVDASVPQNARMTLAFSEAPFEEVFQFVLRSQNLGFSVVGRTVVVGAKNSLGLLTGRLTTKSYHVAYAEAQKTAPLLKELAELHSPANRVLVDERQNLIVVTGTAFQQEKVRRTLRLLDAPGRQVMLKARIIEVNDDASDQLETALNAVYDWWWGSYQNGALSAGFAQSGRKPGTAEGALGNLDTSANLPGEIGSGIVQLAGTATRMLDFRLRTLVEQKKARVLADPTVTVLDGEKATVKLVEKLKYVSRRDDAQNPTYDDEEVGPKLEVTPRIGRSGMITVSVSLATGEVIQWIRGGQGEQIPQTNSRTVETKIRVRDGEPFVIGGLFKESRSRTRASVPILSSIPLIGELFKAKLDKKTRSQVVMILIPYILEIPDLADGR; from the coding sequence ATGAATCCGAAGAAGCATTGTGTGGCGCTTGCATTGTTCTCGTTTTCCCTTTTCCAGCCGGCGGAGCTGCCGGCCAGAACGCGCGCGGAACCTCGGCTTTGGGCGCTCCACGTGGAGCAGGCCGGGGATTCGCATATCGTGTTGTCCTTGGAAGGGCAAGCGTTGAAACGCCCCGAACTGGTTTACAGAAATGAAAATTCCCTGACGCTGGCGCTCGAAGGAGTGCGTTTCCCCGCGCTGAACTACGAGCGCGATCTCGATACGCCGCTGGTCCCGCATATCAGCGCGGAGGAATCCGACCGCGGCACGCTGGTCACGCTTTTCTGCGAAGAACCTTTGCAGCTCGGCGACGTCAGAGGGGCCGGCAGCGGCCATATGCGGATCCGCTTCACAAAAGGCGGGCGCGCCGAAAGCCGGGAACAGACGCCGCTCTGGCGCGAAGGTGAAAACGCCGGACGCATTTCGTCGCGAAAGATCTCCATGAACCTGAAAGACTGCGATCTTGCGGACGTCTTTCGCCTTCTCGGCGCGATGGCGGACGTGAATATCGTCGTCGACGCCTCGGTGCCGCAGAACGCGAGGATGACGCTGGCGTTCAGCGAAGCGCCTTTCGAAGAAGTGTTTCAGTTCGTGCTTCGTTCTCAGAATCTCGGTTTCAGCGTCGTTGGCCGGACCGTCGTCGTCGGCGCGAAAAATTCGCTGGGGCTTTTGACGGGGCGCCTGACGACCAAGAGCTATCACGTCGCCTATGCGGAAGCGCAGAAGACCGCGCCTCTGCTGAAGGAACTGGCCGAACTTCATTCGCCGGCCAACAGAGTGCTCGTCGACGAGCGCCAGAATCTGATCGTCGTCACGGGAACGGCCTTTCAGCAGGAGAAAGTGCGGCGAACGCTTCGCCTGCTCGACGCGCCGGGGCGGCAGGTGATGCTCAAGGCGCGCATCATCGAAGTGAACGACGACGCGAGCGATCAGCTCGAGACGGCTCTGAACGCCGTCTATGATTGGTGGTGGGGCAGCTATCAGAACGGCGCGCTCTCGGCGGGATTCGCTCAGAGCGGCCGCAAGCCCGGCACAGCCGAAGGAGCGCTGGGGAACCTGGACACTTCCGCCAATCTTCCCGGCGAGATCGGCAGCGGCATCGTCCAGCTGGCCGGCACGGCAACGCGGATGCTTGATTTCCGCCTTCGCACTCTGGTGGAACAGAAAAAGGCGCGCGTTCTGGCGGATCCTACGGTGACCGTGCTCGACGGCGAAAAAGCGACCGTGAAGCTCGTGGAAAAACTGAAATACGTGTCACGGCGCGACGACGCCCAGAATCCGACCTACGACGACGAAGAAGTCGGCCCCAAACTGGAAGTGACGCCCCGGATCGGACGCAGCGGCATGATCACCGTCAGCGTCTCTCTGGCGACGGGCGAGGTGATCCAGTGGATCCGCGGCGGTCAGGGCGAACAGATCCCGCAGACGAACTCGCGCACCGTCGAAACGAAGATCCGCGTGCGCGACGGCGAGCCGTTCGTGATCGGCGGCCTGTTCAAGGAAAGCCGCTCGCGCACGCGCGCGTCCGTGCCGATTCTGAGCAGCATCCCCCTGATCGGCGAGCTTTTCAAAGCCAAACTCGATAAAAAAACGCGCAGTCAGGTCGTGATGATCCTCATCCCCTATATTCTTGAAATCCCGGATCTTGCCGACGGCCGGTGA
- a CDS encoding Asp23/Gls24 family envelope stress response protein, whose protein sequence is MTPIDELDQTSEPLYKSDFDLERAVEEAREEDPKSNDGSLHISEDVVQEIARRALARVSSVVPANVGMSVLGLGRKNPEGVRVSLEEGTQSQISVDAYVLVRYGLRIPDVAWDLQEFLKKELESSTGYEVKAVNIFVQGVYFGEQAPKEDQGTGETGTKAAVTTAGE, encoded by the coding sequence ATGACGCCGATTGACGAGCTGGATCAGACTTCCGAGCCGCTCTACAAATCCGATTTCGATCTGGAACGCGCCGTGGAGGAAGCTCGCGAGGAGGATCCGAAATCGAACGATGGCTCGCTTCACATCTCCGAAGACGTCGTTCAGGAAATTGCCCGTCGGGCGCTGGCGCGGGTTTCGTCGGTGGTGCCGGCGAACGTCGGCATGTCGGTGCTGGGATTGGGACGGAAAAATCCCGAGGGCGTGCGCGTTTCGCTGGAAGAGGGGACGCAGTCGCAGATCTCCGTCGACGCGTACGTTCTCGTTCGCTACGGGCTTCGTATTCCCGACGTGGCCTGGGATTTGCAGGAATTCCTGAAAAAGGAGCTGGAGAGCTCGACCGGCTACGAAGTCAAAGCCGTGAACATTTTTGTTCAGGGCGTTTATTTCGGCGAGCAGGCCCCAAAGGAAGATCAAGGAACGGGAGAAACTGGAACAAAGGCAGCTGTGACTACTGCCGGAGAGTGA
- a CDS encoding CD1247 N-terminal domain-containing protein, which translates to MSAREKIAYIKGLLDAGKPEDKLALSLFDAVVEALDALADENGELKKQLEEQRSAADDLYSICGELDADLSDVESRLGIDGELDEDEASLEDDYTEVACPSCGLHFYCQTSMLSPDDHCVECPDCGEKVSVDLEAEDHDAD; encoded by the coding sequence ATGAGCGCACGTGAAAAGATCGCCTATATCAAAGGACTTCTCGACGCCGGCAAGCCGGAAGACAAGCTCGCGCTTTCTCTCTTTGATGCCGTCGTCGAGGCGCTGGACGCTTTGGCGGACGAGAACGGCGAGCTGAAAAAGCAGCTGGAGGAGCAGCGGAGCGCGGCTGACGATCTCTATTCGATCTGCGGCGAGCTCGACGCCGACCTGTCCGACGTCGAATCGCGTTTGGGCATCGACGGGGAACTCGACGAAGACGAAGCGTCTCTTGAAGACGATTACACGGAAGTCGCCTGTCCGTCCTGCGGTCTGCATTTTTACTGCCAGACGTCCATGCTCTCTCCCGACGATCACTGCGTTGAGTGTCCCGACTGCGGGGAAAAGGTCAGCGTGGATTTAGAGGCGGAGGATCATGACGCCGATTGA
- the nusB gene encoding transcription antitermination factor NusB: protein MTNKDNTQESLHAARVRLFQILCALDSLGGKKLDQLEVEASLEELFVEPEAVAENGAEAESGETDADEESVLTRVPFADYRRSCEHACLVRRALPEIDALIETYSTEWKTERMSLVDRTIIRLALYEAVIAKKVPPGVALSEAVRLAKEYGSDDSSRFVNGVLARIVKALALS from the coding sequence GTGACGAATAAAGATAACACTCAGGAATCGCTTCATGCGGCGCGGGTGCGCCTTTTCCAAATTCTGTGCGCGCTGGATTCTCTGGGCGGAAAAAAGCTTGACCAGCTCGAGGTGGAAGCGTCTCTGGAAGAGCTTTTCGTCGAGCCGGAAGCCGTCGCGGAAAACGGCGCTGAAGCTGAAAGCGGAGAAACCGACGCCGACGAGGAAAGCGTGTTGACGCGGGTTCCCTTTGCGGACTATCGCCGATCCTGCGAGCACGCCTGTTTGGTGCGCCGCGCCCTTCCTGAGATCGACGCCTTGATCGAGACGTACTCGACCGAGTGGAAAACCGAACGCATGAGCTTGGTGGACCGCACGATCATCCGCCTAGCGCTGTACGAAGCCGTGATCGCGAAAAAAGTCCCGCCCGGCGTCGCTCTCAGCGAAGCCGTCCGGTTGGCCAAAGAGTACGGCAGCGACGATTCGTCCCGTTTCGTCAACGGCGTTCTCGCTCGCATCGTCAAAGCGCTCGCCCTGTCATGA
- the efp gene encoding elongation factor P, giving the protein MADIVDTSKFYPGMKLKWQGGLWEVVDCQHHMKGRGGAVLKCKLRNLDTGSISENSFVSGNDKFERIVFDEKPAQYSYKDGDHYVFMDMESYEEVYLTKETLGPALNYLTDNLEVSLDMYEGKVMGITLPNSVVLKIVDTQPNFKGDTAAGGGKPATMETGLVITVPMFVMNGESVVVDTRTGEYVERVKK; this is encoded by the coding sequence ATGGCTGATATCGTCGATACGAGTAAGTTTTACCCTGGCATGAAACTGAAATGGCAGGGCGGTTTGTGGGAAGTGGTGGACTGCCAGCATCACATGAAAGGCCGCGGCGGCGCCGTGCTCAAGTGCAAACTGCGCAACCTCGACACGGGCAGCATTTCCGAAAACAGCTTCGTGTCCGGCAACGATAAATTCGAACGCATCGTCTTTGACGAGAAACCCGCTCAGTACAGCTACAAAGACGGCGACCACTACGTCTTCATGGACATGGAAAGCTACGAAGAAGTTTATCTGACCAAAGAGACTCTCGGCCCGGCGCTCAATTATCTGACGGACAATCTCGAGGTCAGTCTCGACATGTACGAGGGCAAAGTCATGGGGATCACGCTGCCCAACAGCGTGGTGCTGAAGATCGTCGACACTCAGCCCAACTTCAAGGGCGACACGGCCGCCGGCGGCGGCAAGCCAGCCACGATGGAGACGGGGCTGGTCATCACGGTGCCGATGTTCGTCATGAACGGCGAGAGCGTCGTCGTCGACACCCGCACCGGCGAATACGTCGAACGCGTCAAGAAGTAG
- a CDS encoding type II secretion system protein has product MKKGFLLVECLIAAALAAVFLPLLASAFTENLHAAVELRRRQEAWRGALSCLEEVEAWGKVPSQEKLLENFSGGIASFDVSVDVSPSAEGTVCTVLVTWAERGETREAKLSRRIR; this is encoded by the coding sequence ATGAAAAAGGGGTTTCTGCTGGTCGAGTGCCTGATCGCCGCGGCGCTCGCGGCTGTTTTTCTGCCGCTGCTGGCTTCCGCCTTTACGGAAAATCTGCACGCCGCCGTTGAGCTTCGCCGCCGTCAGGAAGCTTGGCGGGGGGCGCTCTCGTGCCTCGAGGAGGTGGAGGCGTGGGGGAAGGTGCCTTCGCAGGAGAAGCTGTTGGAGAATTTTTCCGGCGGCATCGCTTCGTTTGACGTTTCTGTCGACGTGTCGCCTTCGGCGGAAGGGACGGTCTGTACGGTCCTGGTGACTTGGGCGGAGCGGGGAGAAACGCGCGAAGCCAAACTATCCAGGCGGATTCGCTGA
- a CDS encoding adenosylhomocysteinase: MDYKIADLSLAPGGRAKMDWAWRSMPVLNALKARYAALQPLKGVKLSACLHLEAKTACLLRTFKELGAEVRAAGSNPLSTQDDICAALVDTGVSVFSRHAMSGEEYRRYLRDTLAFGPSVIVDDGADLVATVLSDMKELIPAVKGASEETTSGVKRLKAMERQGILPFAVISVNDAHSKYLFDNRYGTGQSVWDGFMRTTNILVAGKTVVIAGYGWCGRGAAMRARALGARVIVTELDPHRAFEAVMDGNELMTMAQAAPLGDIFLTFTGNTHVIRAEHFQLMKDNAIMGNAGHFDVEINKHELAALAVKHELARANIETFTLPDGRRLNLLGEGRLVNLACGDGHPIEIMDLSFALQLESALYVNEHGRALEAGLMDVPEEIDAAVMETKLASMGLSLERMTDEQRAYMADWRED; this comes from the coding sequence ATGGATTATAAAATCGCCGATCTTTCTCTCGCTCCGGGCGGCCGTGCCAAAATGGACTGGGCGTGGCGCTCCATGCCGGTGCTCAACGCCCTGAAAGCGCGTTATGCCGCTTTGCAGCCGCTGAAAGGCGTGAAACTTTCAGCCTGCCTCCACCTTGAAGCGAAGACCGCCTGCCTGTTGCGGACTTTCAAAGAGTTGGGCGCCGAAGTCCGCGCGGCCGGCAGCAATCCGCTCTCGACGCAGGACGATATCTGCGCCGCTCTCGTCGATACGGGCGTTTCCGTGTTCAGCCGTCACGCCATGAGCGGCGAAGAGTATCGCCGCTATCTGCGCGATACGCTGGCTTTTGGCCCTTCGGTCATCGTGGACGACGGCGCCGATCTGGTGGCGACGGTCCTTTCCGACATGAAGGAGTTGATCCCGGCCGTCAAGGGCGCTTCCGAGGAGACGACCTCCGGCGTCAAACGCCTGAAGGCCATGGAGCGGCAGGGGATTTTGCCTTTTGCGGTGATCTCCGTGAACGACGCCCACAGCAAATATCTTTTCGATAACCGCTACGGCACCGGGCAGTCCGTGTGGGACGGCTTCATGCGCACGACCAATATCCTCGTGGCGGGGAAAACGGTGGTCATCGCCGGTTACGGCTGGTGCGGCCGGGGCGCCGCCATGCGCGCCCGCGCCCTCGGCGCCCGCGTCATCGTCACCGAACTGGATCCGCACCGCGCGTTCGAAGCGGTCATGGACGGCAACGAGCTGATGACCATGGCCCAGGCGGCGCCGCTGGGCGACATTTTTCTCACCTTTACCGGCAACACGCACGTGATCCGGGCAGAGCATTTCCAGCTCATGAAAGACAACGCGATCATGGGCAACGCGGGGCACTTCGACGTCGAGATCAACAAACATGAACTGGCGGCGCTGGCCGTCAAGCACGAGCTGGCGCGGGCCAATATCGAGACGTTCACGCTGCCCGACGGGCGCCGCCTCAATCTGCTCGGCGAAGGGCGTCTCGTCAATCTGGCCTGCGGCGACGGGCACCCGATCGAGATCATGGATCTCAGCTTCGCGCTCCAGCTCGAATCCGCCCTCTACGTGAACGAACACGGCCGCGCGCTCGAGGCGGGACTGATGGATGTGCCCGAAGAAATCGACGCGGCGGTCATGGAGACGAAGCTCGCTTCCATGGGGCTGTCCCTCGAGCGTATGACCGACGAGCAGCGCGCCTACATGGCCGACTGGCGCGAAGACTAA
- the xseA gene encoding exodeoxyribonuclease VII large subunit, whose product MIRHGPARVKNAAAPLTVDEVALRVKNLLDYDETLAHLVVEGELTDFKRHVSGHVYFVLKGQNASLPCVMFRGDAAGMLLWPAVGDRVVVSGNVRLYEARGAVQIYAQKMYPLGLGAAARAKEELRLRLEKEGLFAPARKRPLPRYPRRVACVTSDTGAAVRDVIRQFRTRFPAAELIVVPCLVQGVRAAESAALALRRASALPGVDAALLVRGGGAKEDLNPFDDEELVREVARCAVPVVCGVGHEVDWSLCDLAADRREPTPTAAAASVFPDRAEELDGLAECARLLHMHAARALRDEKRELANREENMRRFWGRSLENAAQRLDDLDEKTTYRACAELRLMNGRLDEFERSLENLSPAALARRGYSLVMSGGRPLLSSAQARCGDALSVQMLDGTVAGHVESVEPRGLNVRDAHIQ is encoded by the coding sequence ATGATCCGTCACGGTCCCGCTCGCGTCAAAAATGCCGCCGCGCCGCTGACGGTCGACGAAGTCGCTTTGAGAGTAAAAAATCTGCTCGATTACGACGAAACGCTCGCTCATCTCGTCGTCGAAGGCGAACTGACCGACTTCAAACGGCACGTTTCCGGTCACGTTTATTTCGTCCTGAAGGGACAGAACGCTTCGCTGCCCTGCGTGATGTTCCGCGGCGACGCGGCGGGCATGCTCCTCTGGCCGGCGGTTGGCGATCGCGTCGTCGTTTCGGGCAACGTCCGCCTTTATGAAGCGCGAGGCGCCGTGCAGATATACGCGCAGAAAATGTATCCTCTCGGGCTGGGCGCGGCCGCCAGAGCCAAAGAAGAGCTGCGTCTCAGGCTGGAAAAAGAAGGCCTGTTCGCTCCCGCTCGCAAGCGGCCCCTGCCGCGTTATCCGCGGCGCGTGGCCTGCGTCACCTCCGACACGGGAGCTGCCGTTCGGGACGTGATCAGGCAATTCCGTACCCGTTTTCCCGCCGCCGAGCTGATCGTCGTCCCGTGTCTCGTGCAGGGCGTCCGCGCCGCCGAAAGCGCGGCCTTGGCGCTGAGGCGGGCTTCGGCTCTGCCCGGCGTGGACGCGGCGCTTCTGGTGCGCGGCGGCGGCGCCAAAGAAGACCTCAATCCGTTTGACGACGAGGAGCTGGTGCGGGAAGTCGCCCGTTGTGCCGTGCCCGTCGTGTGCGGCGTGGGACACGAGGTCGACTGGTCGCTGTGCGATCTGGCCGCCGACCGGCGCGAACCGACGCCCACGGCCGCGGCGGCGTCGGTGTTCCCCGATCGCGCGGAGGAATTGGACGGTCTGGCGGAATGCGCCCGTCTTCTCCATATGCACGCGGCCCGCGCCCTGCGCGATGAGAAGCGGGAACTCGCCAACCGCGAAGAAAACATGAGGCGCTTTTGGGGGCGTTCGCTGGAAAACGCGGCGCAGCGCCTTGACGATCTCGATGAAAAAACGACGTATCGCGCCTGCGCCGAACTTCGGCTCATGAACGGCCGGCTCGACGAGTTCGAACGTTCGTTGGAGAATCTTTCGCCGGCAGCCCTTGCGCGCCGCGGCTACAGCCTGGTCATGAGCGGCGGCAGACCGCTGCTCTCCAGCGCCCAGGCGCGGTGCGGCGACGCCCTCTCCGTGCAGATGCTTGACGGCACTGTTGCAGGGCATGTGGAATCCGTGGAACCGCGCGGCTTGAACGTAAGAGATGCGCATATACAGTGA
- a CDS encoding amidohydrolase — MAILFRDVYLLDGTMERARRADLLVEGERIKKIAAPDSLSGEKCEVMDGKGETLLMPGFFNAHCHAAMTLLRGLGEERPLMEWLEQKIWPLEEHLTDDVVYAGAVQAMCEMAMCGVTGFTDMYYHMDQVARAVNELGMRCSVSVGVVRDPARFRQTLYRDFAEMRGPRIINSIDPHAPYTVPFEFVCECAAEAKRKNLPLQTHFLEAEWERGYLSDTLKMTPVEYLEKTGLAAVPRLVLAHGVQFREDELDYLAAHDNITVAHCPASNLKLGSGVAPVPEMLKRGVHVALGTDGAASNNRLDLWDEMRLASLIHKGVGRDPLAVSSRQLIDCATYQGARAFGYEKVGRLAEGWAADLTAVDLTALHYLGADEDNMSSYVVYAGSSGDVRHVLCGGGWLVKDRVFAPRAEKEIRAGSSAQRAWLLAARA; from the coding sequence ATGGCGATCCTGTTCCGCGACGTTTATCTTCTCGACGGCACGATGGAGCGCGCGCGGCGCGCCGATCTGCTCGTCGAGGGGGAACGCATAAAAAAAATCGCCGCCCCGGATTCATTGAGTGGTGAAAAATGCGAAGTGATGGACGGCAAGGGCGAAACGCTTTTGATGCCGGGATTTTTCAACGCTCATTGCCATGCGGCGATGACGCTGCTGCGCGGCCTCGGCGAGGAGCGCCCGCTGATGGAGTGGCTGGAACAGAAGATCTGGCCGCTGGAAGAGCATTTGACCGACGATGTGGTCTACGCCGGCGCCGTTCAGGCCATGTGCGAGATGGCCATGTGCGGCGTGACCGGCTTTACCGACATGTATTACCATATGGATCAGGTCGCCCGCGCCGTGAACGAGCTGGGCATGCGCTGTTCCGTTTCCGTCGGCGTCGTGCGCGATCCGGCCCGCTTCAGACAGACGCTTTACCGCGATTTTGCGGAGATGCGGGGGCCGCGGATCATCAACAGCATCGATCCGCACGCGCCGTACACCGTGCCGTTCGAGTTCGTCTGCGAATGCGCCGCCGAAGCGAAAAGAAAAAATCTGCCCTTGCAGACGCATTTCCTCGAGGCGGAATGGGAGCGCGGCTACCTCTCCGACACGCTGAAAATGACGCCGGTCGAGTATCTCGAAAAAACCGGGCTTGCGGCCGTGCCGCGCCTGGTCCTGGCGCACGGCGTGCAGTTCAGGGAAGACGAGCTCGACTATCTGGCCGCTCACGATAACATCACCGTGGCGCATTGTCCGGCTTCCAACCTCAAGCTGGGCAGCGGCGTGGCGCCAGTGCCGGAGATGTTGAAACGCGGCGTGCACGTGGCGCTTGGGACCGACGGCGCCGCCAGCAACAACCGTCTCGATCTGTGGGACGAGATGCGGCTCGCCTCATTGATCCACAAGGGCGTCGGCCGCGATCCGCTGGCCGTTTCCTCGCGGCAGTTGATCGACTGCGCGACCTATCAGGGCGCGCGGGCGTTCGGGTACGAAAAGGTGGGGCGGCTCGCCGAAGGCTGGGCTGCGGACCTGACGGCCGTCGATCTGACGGCGCTCCATTATCTTGGCGCCGACGAGGACAACATGTCCAGCTACGTCGTATACGCCGGCAGTTCCGGCGACGTCAGGCACGTTCTCTGCGGAGGCGGCTGGCTCGTCAAAGATCGGGTCTTTGCGCCGCGCGCCGAAAAAGAAATTCGCGCGGGCAGTTCGGCGCAGCGCGCCTGGCTGTTGGCGGCTCGCGCCTGA
- a CDS encoding type II secretion system F family protein — MKFSYRARSSAGELRTGVVECADAREAARLLRRQSLLPLAIEAGASEKAARPAASLWRKLCSIGTVPLLQKALFFRELALFTAAGIPLSVSLQRLAETSRCVPMIKKIRRVCRGVNGGQSMSRAMRDGRFCEPVDRMMLSVGEETGRLSESLTLVAERYERRERLRSKILSALAYPALVLFFSLAVLLVMFVFVLPKFHGIFARLKIPMPALTAKLFYVSGHLPLILSFLLACVSAAAGAIWGLRRVPGARLAIDRLRLKVPVVGALRAKAALARSLRSLGLLLKSGVPLLRSLELSAETSHNAAMARTLMELHDAASRGVGLAARARELALLQPVTATLIAAGEQTGKMDEMLLRAAEWHERALDEGIKRLTSVLEPLLIIAVGLAAAIVVAAIFLPILQAVRSLS, encoded by the coding sequence ATGAAATTTTCCTATCGGGCCCGGTCTTCCGCCGGAGAGCTGCGAACGGGCGTGGTCGAGTGCGCGGACGCGCGGGAAGCGGCGCGGCTTTTGCGCCGGCAGAGCCTGCTGCCGCTTGCGATCGAAGCCGGCGCTTCGGAAAAAGCGGCGCGGCCTGCGGCGTCGCTCTGGCGTAAACTGTGTTCCATCGGCACGGTCCCGCTGTTGCAGAAAGCGTTGTTTTTCCGGGAGCTGGCGCTCTTCACCGCGGCGGGAATTCCGCTGAGCGTTTCCCTGCAGCGGCTTGCGGAGACGAGCCGCTGCGTTCCGATGATCAAAAAGATCCGGCGGGTGTGCCGGGGAGTCAACGGCGGACAATCCATGAGCCGGGCGATGCGAGACGGCCGTTTTTGCGAGCCGGTCGACCGGATGATGCTCTCCGTCGGCGAAGAGACCGGGCGGCTTTCCGAATCGCTGACGCTTGTGGCGGAACGGTACGAGCGCCGCGAACGGCTGCGCTCCAAAATCCTTTCCGCGCTGGCCTATCCGGCGCTGGTGTTGTTTTTCTCTCTTGCGGTGCTTCTGGTCATGTTCGTTTTCGTTCTGCCGAAGTTCCACGGGATCTTCGCGCGCCTGAAAATTCCCATGCCGGCGCTGACCGCCAAACTTTTTTACGTGAGCGGACATCTTCCGCTGATCCTGTCTTTCCTGCTTGCCTGTGTGTCTGCCGCCGCCGGCGCGATCTGGGGACTGCGTCGGGTGCCCGGGGCGCGTCTGGCGATCGACCGTCTGCGGCTGAAGGTTCCCGTCGTCGGCGCGCTGCGGGCGAAGGCGGCGCTGGCACGCTCGCTGCGCAGTCTGGGGCTGCTGCTGAAATCCGGCGTGCCGCTGCTGCGTTCGCTCGAGCTCAGCGCGGAAACTTCCCACAACGCCGCGATGGCCCGGACGCTGATGGAGCTTCACGACGCTGCTTCCCGCGGAGTCGGTCTGGCGGCTCGGGCCCGGGAACTGGCTCTGCTGCAGCCGGTAACGGCGACGTTGATCGCGGCGGGGGAACAGACCGGGAAAATGGACGAAATGCTGCTGCGGGCCGCGGAATGGCATGAAAGGGCGCTCGACGAGGGAATCAAGCGGCTGACGTCAGTCCTCGAACCGCTGTTGATCATCGCAGTCGGGCTGGCGGCCGCGATCGTCGTCGCGGCGATCTTTCTGCCGATTTTGCAGGCGGTGCGGTCATTGTCATGA